Genomic DNA from Solanum pennellii chromosome 3, SPENNV200:
CTagttactccctccgttttaaaaagaaggttcatattttctttatagtctttttttaaaaaaatgaactctttccttttttgtaacactttaactttaattttttttataagatcacaagattaaaggatattttgatacatttgacataactttaatttagaatcacaagattattccgtttcaagtcaaactagacgATCCTTTTTTAAATGGAGGGAGTACTATCTTTGTCCTTTTGCCTTCAATTCACCCTTAACGATGACTTTGATTTCACAATTCACATTATACAacatgttaaaatttaaagtaagaACCTTATTcttcttaatttcttttagtGTTACACttgtatatttcttttcatatttgttaTTAGTGTTTCTGTTTTATGAGTACTTGTGAAGTTACATTATTGTGTTTTCGCATCAAatctattaaaaaaagtaatatatttgttttataagTATTGTCTTATTGTTTAAATCGAAAACCGAATTGTCAAGGACCAAATcgataaaaaatatcttattgatttggttattggtttataacagatttaaaaatcaaaaatcaaaaaattaaattaataatacataaaatgaaCTGAACCAATAAATCGAACCAATAATACATAAGTCACTATAGAAGTAAAATTTTTACGCTCATGAGACTTTATATTCTCCAAAAATGATGGTTTGAGAATTTCGTATcataatttgagatttttttaaataccaAAATCAAAGACTAGTTCACTAtcagtttaattttttttattgaattaatattctccaatttcatgtaatgatatgaTATCATGAGTCCATGTCGCATGGATAAATATGCACGTCCTAGACTTTTTGATATTATagtcttaaactaaagatatataaaagagatcaaaatatgttttattcatGTAGTctttgatatttaataaattattataacaaatagtttgGGTTAAATCTTTAAAGAAGCTAGAAACCATTGTTTGATAACCCTAGCTAATATTAGGTAGTGTAAAGGCTGAGTCTCAACTAAGGCTAGCAATTAGACAGGACAGGGTCAAACAGCCATGTTTTATCGGAACCTGTACCGAATTTTCTTATCGGTATCAGGTTTTACCGGAATTGGATTTATCGAAAAACTCAACATGTTCCATTCCATTCGGTCCCTTAGTAAGAGGGTTGGATCGGATCGAAATCGAGTCTTACCGGattagaaaagaattattatcAATTGGACAAAGTCtactttttaaataatcaacTGCTCTTAAATTATTAGAAGCATTATCTAAAGTGACactcatcattttatcacatagtccataatattgtaaaatagaGCCTACTTTTGATGCTATATAAGAATCAGTTTTAGTCTCTTCAACATATTTATATGCTAATATTCGTTTTAGCATGTTTCATTCATGGTTAATTCAGTGGACAGTAAGGGTAAAATAATCGTATTACCATTAAAACTACGTCTCATAGAAGTAATAGATAATCTACCATCCTAATAAGCAAATAAACAGCAAAGAGCTAAAACAGAAATTAGGTCCTACATAAAGATTAACACTTGAATACTTTGTTCAATATCAaccatatcaaaaaaaaaatatttgggcCAGGAGTTCCACCTCCAACACTAGCAGCAACACCCACATTACTCTTGCCAACCATCCTTAAGACctgtttgtttatttttcaacaaaaaaaagagtGTAAAAACGATAACACAAACGGTAGAAAGGCTGTTTCCGATTAgacaaagaaaaagtaaaattacttGCCTGATTGTAAATGTTATTGAGGTCATCAGCACCCAAGTTTTCAAGAACACGAGCAGCCATACCTTTACCACCGCGCAACAATTCAAGTAGCAAGTGTTCGTAATTATGCCCTGAATCACAAAAACGAATGATTACACGCTTTGCATGACGAGTAAAAGGAATTTCAATAGCAACGAATCCACTACCCTTGCCAATAATCTTCTCTACTTCAATACGAGCATCATCTCTCCAATTAATTCCCATGGATTTAAGAACCTTAGCAGCAATACCAGTTATAAGACCCAACAGAATCTGTTCTGTTCCAATTAAATTGTGACCTAGTCGCATGGCCTCATTTTGTGCAATTACTGCTTCATCAGACATTGCTTTTGGAACAATTCGAGACCCTTTTACAAAAGTTTCAGCTGCCACGAGAGTTTCTCCAGATTTTGCATCTAATGCATTGCAGGCTCGCAGTCCTACAGAACTTTTCAGCTTGAAAGAAGGAAATTTTACATCACACGTCATTCTAAAACTTGTTTGATTTTTCTGAGATCCATTGAATTGTTCATCCCTTTCATTCGCAACGGAAGATGGAATGTTTATTGAATGAACTAAAGCTCTAGCCATAATGGACCTGCAAGATTTGCAAATCagaaaatatcaacaaaaacatTTGGATTCATTAAGTAAAAACATGAACAACAGAACAAAATTAGTTCAGAAACActtaattcaaaaatttcaaacacaTACCCAAAGTTTGAAAAGAACCCTAATACCAATCTGTGTGTATTCACCGATGGATTTGGTACAAGTTAAGTtttttttccctataaataaggACTTTCTTTATTATAATTGGTCATTAggcgattttatttttattttaagtcaattaagattttaatttaatgagtTAATTTGACTCAATACTATAAAGAcggaaaaaaatagtaatataaaataaaattgttattaaatataataatatctcattatttttagggaaaattacTGAGATGGCAAACTAtactaagtaattaattattaagggtatagtttaatttatttactctcAGTGGTTATAGTTATGATTTTctaatatacaaaattaattttatcactcATCCActctatttttttgaatttcaatgaAGATTTCATGTTCTCTATTTCTGTCTTACTCTCAATTTTCGCAGGTAATAGCCAAAATCAACCCatgaatctatttttttaaaaaaaaatccttcatcaacaattgtatatgtattatacttcttagttttttatatatatatttttttaaaaaatcttttttcttatcaaattacAAGTTCTTCAAAATCAGAATGAAAGATTCATCTTCATCCGTAAAAATTACTTGCTTGAATATTGTGTATATAGTTGTTTTTACATcgaattattatatataaaactgATCAAGGAATTTGCGttgttatattcatattttaagcTTTTTGTATATTCAActagttatatatgtatataaataattactttaaaaattgatacaattatttgttttaaatcacaaaatttttgtattttacgtTATTATATACAAAACTGCTTCAGGGATTTGTGTATATACAAGtactatattcatatttttatttatacatgtACAAgtgatattcattttatttacattaatttttaaattctaaCTTCTAAACAAATACTTATTATTAAGGAGTTTCATGTTTTATTAAAGTTCTAAATAGTGTTAGATTATACacatttaattgaatattttttttttcctttactaACCTCGTTACTTTTCTGGTGTTTTGGCTACTTTAGTTCTTCCTTTCCTTTTATATTCCGAGTACCTGCTGCCAAGTTTATAGGATGCTAAATTGAGTTTAGTTTAGAGTTCTTCATAGTTTTCAATAAGTAAGCAGTGTAAATTAATTACAATCTTTTTACCTAAAGAGTTTGAATTTCGAAATCTCTGATTATGGATCGAAATATTCTTGACaaaactctttttttcttctcttttggaAAATTTTCCTATTGTGAAAACTTGTAACAAGTAGATCCTATGGTGCTTAACATTTGGAGTGACAATAACTTTTGTTTTGCTTATAGTTAAAGATTCAAGCCCTTGTTTATTGTTCACGTCACCCATGCACACAATATGACGCCCATTATAATTGTAGTGTTAGAGCCAACTTATGcacattataattatttttcaccaAAATAGGTGTACTTGATATCTCGATCTATCGTGGCTTAGACCATCCAAAGTTAGATGGGCTAATAAAGTCTATCAAATGTAAACTAGTGTAAATAGTTATTGAATTTGTTGATCAAGTTTATGTAAAAGTTATCTAAACGTAATTGCATGATATTTTCCATACGAGTGGAATTGGTAAACTGAAAAGTAACACgaagcaataaataaacacattagtctaactttgaccttcaactttcataatgcacaaacaagcATTGTaactattcaacttttaaataaataaacacattagtcctacatgacacaatacacgtaggacaccacataggacaaaaaatgacatgtagaacatgtgtgtctatttgttcaactttatacaaatttaggTGTCTATttatgcacatccaaagttgaagagCATAAAtgtagagaaaagacataaaaacaCCACTGAAgttgttttgaattttaaaaaagacaccttaactctGCGGACTTCCTATTACCCCACAAAAGTATTGAATATCTTTGTAAAAGGaccattttgatttattttcttgCCATGTTGTGAACACGCACATGACGCGCGTGAAGGTCCACTTTTGTTgtcaaaaatcaattgaaaaagtGCCACGttttaatcattttctttattaattatttacctCATCATCTTCCTCAAATTGGGTTACAATTGCCTCAAATGTGTTAAACTTAATTAATGGCAGATCAAATATTATTAACACAAATTTACCTCATCATCTTCCTCAATGATGctttaataatatgaattaGAGTTTcggaaaaattattattgacaAATAGAATCAcaaaaaactatttataatagatGCTTTAATAGAAAATAACTCATTAAATTGACAcatctcaaaaaaatttcaaactagtAATATCAAGTTCAGATCTCCGTTGACTAATCAAAAGTGAATTGACGAAAATGGCAGTACGTGGAGAATTTGgttatgaagaagaagaagaaagagaacagaggagggtaatgaagaagaagaagaaagaaagaaaaagaaagaagaataaagagaaaaagaaaaagaaaatgaaattgataaaataagaaaaataaaaataaaaattaatacgtGGCAGATTATAATTGGTGCGCGATTGAACTTCTTTTCTTGCAAGTGAGGATGGTTAAAAAATGGAGTATTTATaacactttaaaattgtttaagggggtaataggatgtCCGCTAAGTTaaagtgtctttttaaaaattcgaaaTAACTTCAGTGGtgctttatgtcttttctccataaatgtaatttgaagtcaagttaaaggacacatttatgtattatgcctaattATGGTGGAGAGCCAACTTATGCACATCACGACTATTTTTCACTAGTGTAGATACTTGATAACTTGGCCTACCATGGCTTAGACAGGCTAATAAACATTCTTTTTCACCACTTGTACATGTTTTAAGAAGGTAATATTGTAACGAATAGTCTGAATCAAATCTCGAAGAAAGCTAGAAAGCGTTGTTTGATAAGCCTGCATAGTATTAGGTAGTGTAAAGGCTGTCCCTCAAATTCATTTAAACTTCACTAGTAAAGTCTGTCAAATGTAAACTAGTGAACAAATAGTTATTGAATTTGTTGATCAAGTTCATGTAAACAGCTATTCTAAACACAAATTAGGCTCTTAACTAACACTTGATACTTCTAATCTTCTTGGATTTCATCTTTGGgataaacaaaaaatgaagaagaaaagccaaaacaaaagaaagaaagatccTTTGACATTTAATGGTGAGGTGACAGAGCTATTTACATTATGGTGTCTTATCAGAAAACTTCAGGGAGTGGCTTGCCTTCAAGAAATGACTTGAATAACACAAGTGATCTCTCTGGCTGTGAGAAAGGAGCCTCATGAGAAGCACCTCTAATCGTCGCAAAGGAGAGGATATTATCATAAACATGTGTCCATCCACCAACCTAACACAGCAAAAAAcgaaaaatgaaatgaacttTTGCCTGAAAAACAGCAAATTGGACTCGATTAAATAAGACtgtttaacttctatacattaACAACGTAATTGCAgccttctaatgaattttaaattgcACCGTTAGTGGATGTATAAGTTTAAAATCCATGTACATATATTACCTGTTGTCCTGCAAACCAAACTCTATAGGGGACAGTTGTGTTCAGCTGCATCTGCCTTGCTAGTTGTTGAACAGTTGCTCGGCTTCCAATCAGTGGAACGACAGAATCTTGATCCCCGCTGTTTGTAAAGAGTTTCAAGAGCATTGGTGTTAGACGTCAAACGAATTGCCAGGTTCACATGAGGAATTAAGTGCATGAAGAGACATTAGATGTAGCTGCATTTGTACCTATATATTAAGACTGGAATTCTTTCTTTGATAAGCGTTCCTATTATGGAGATGGTTGGTATCTCTATGTCAAGCAGTTGATAGTCCAAAATACTGTAGAAGCAATGAGAATTATCTGTTATTTAGGGAGTTGTGAACTTGCAAGTTATTATACCAGAGGCAATGGTCAATAAAAAACTCAAGACTAGATATGTTATTCTAACTCTTTAAGAATATCGCCAGGTGCACATTGGTCCTCCATAAGTAGTGTTTtttttggaggatccaacaCAGGCGCAGTAGCACTTTTGGGGAGTCCGAGTAACATAGGAGACCAGAAGTTGGTGATTATTAATATGCCTGCTAAGTTGAAACCAGTGGATTGATACGCTTCATATTCTGCTACGGATTCAAGTTATATACACTCATATGATAGCAATCTAGTTACCATTTTTCCAGGTTACAGATTAACTTATGACCTCATTGTGTGAATACTTTTTCTTTGTCACTATGCTATTCGGCTGTTGATCGTTTTAGCAAAGCAAGAGCGCTTACCTGCTGCAAACAGACCATCTGTGTACTCCAACAAGCTCAGCATGAAGAGCCCTTTTCACATCTTTTCGGTTCAAGTAATTTACAACTTCATCTTCCACACATACATCTAACTTCTCGGAATTTTCCTGGATATTAGTATCACTTTAGATAGTCAATTTAACCGAATAAGAACACGAAAGAAGCCCGACAAACAAACGGAGGAAGTACACTTACTTGAGGACTTATAATCTTGGACTGGGAGAGCACAGAGGAAATACAAACATCAAGGGTAACATCATACTTGTCCACAAACTTACTGGTTTCTCTACTCACTAAACTCATGACTCTCAAACAGATTGGTGAAACAGTGTCCCTGTAGTACTCGCTAACATATCGAGAATAATTACAAGCAGAACTAAACATTCTGTATGTAGGATCTGATATTAGACCATGAGACCAGAAGTACTCTGCCCTCGAATTAAAATCAGTAGCGAATTCCAGAACTGGATTACCTAGCTGCAATGAAACGAAAAATTGAAAGAAGGGATTAAACAGAAGTTTTCTTCTAAATATCTCAATAACATGTAACAGCAAACACAATGCATATAAGCAACAAAGAACTACATGTGATCTGCAACTTAAGGATAAACTTACAGCAATTCCTTTTAGATTGAATAGCTGCTGCTTcttgttaaatgccatcatgAGCTTAGCTAGTTGAGGTACATAATGTCCTGTAATTAAACAAGCCAAAATGTGATTAACCAAGAACAGAAGACATAAAATACCAAATAATTTACCATCTATGGCACATATAAGGAACAATCTTACCTGCATAACTTTCGCCAGTTAGAAACAAATTGCTTTTTCTGTACTGTGGAAATTTATGGAACCAGCGGAGTAAGAAAACAACATTGTCCCTGGcttaagaatacaaaaaaagatAACAGCTTTAAGCATAAAGcaagaaattttaaaagtcaaaaaggCTAAGTTCAATTAGGACAAACAAACAAGGATAAAAAAATCCGAAAGTTTTGCAGAATCCACATAAACAATAAAGAGGACTTGCTTTTCCTTTCCATTAAGTTGTAAGTTACTATTATACTGCTGAAGACCAGCAATCACAAGCTcatcataaaagtcaaaaaaaagaaaagatgaaaaggAACAAGCTTTTTAGAAAATGAACCAATAGTTGGAATGCATGTTGAATTAATTCTTTGcagctatgttgctcggactctccaaaaCTGATGCCGGTTACTCAAAAACTGCACTACTTTTGAAGGATCCGACATGTACCAGTAACGTTTTCAAAGAGTCTGTCTAAGCAACATAGCTCGGGAGTGGCAATAATACCTGTTATTTCATCATTTACTGTCTCATAGGAAGAAGTATCAGATGAATAAGAGAAGCCAACTCCAATTGGGCTTTCCAAATACAACATGTTTGCCTCTGCAAATATTTCAAGAAAACACAATCATTTTCTACTTCCTATACAGTTAccagaagaaaaaaatgggaaaattttcttgaaaaaaatgttacaTCACCTTTGTTCCAACTGTGTTCATTTATGACAAGACCTTCTCCTCTTGGTCTAAATGGTCCATTTTCAGAAAATGCACCAACCCCAAGTGAAGAACATCCAGGTCCTGCATATACAAATTGCAAATACTCAAAAAAGATCGaaactttttcaagaaaaagaacACCCCAAAAACAAAAATGTCTTGAAATTGTATACCTCCATTCAACCACAAAACTAAAGGCTTTGAAGCTGGATCTATTTCAGCTTCAACAAAATAGTAAAAAAGAGATCTTTGCTTCTTATCATCAACAGTAACATATCCTGAAAATTGTTGAAACCCCACTGGAGGTTGTCCAGGCAATTTAATGATCTTGTCTGGATGAGGCAATGCAGACACAATTCCTACATAAGcataaagaagaaagagaaaaatagcCATAGCCATAGGTTTTGAAATCTGCAAATTCATAAGGAAAAGAAGAGATTGAAAGTCAAGTTATTACTAAAAGAGAgagaattatatatatagtgtaGCCAGAATCCGAGTTAACTTTGACAGAATTCAGTAACTTTGATCCAAACTTTATgttaacatataaaaatacacTTTTTAAAGATcaagatttataaaattaaaattccaagtttgacattttatttAACACATAGCATGCCTAAACCAACATATCAATATCATAATAAAAGTTTTTATCATTTCTTGTCTGTAGTTACTGTAGGCATGGTAATATATTTGATGAGATAGAGACCAAAATGACCAGAGGggaaattctttttaattaggTGGTGGCCTCCACTTTCCCTACCATGGGGCTAGTGTCAGCACTCAAAACTCTTCTTTATTCcttctctttcattttacaAGGTACTATATTTTTTGTCCATTCTGAGAAAAATGAGACCTTTCTGTATTAGAGCAACTTCTCATTTTAATCTTTTATGAGAAGCTTACATAATTAAACAAATGATGTAAGTAGTACTCTCTTACGATCAAACGCTTACCATCGTGCTAAAAGTTATAGTCGTTAGTCAATGTGCAACTTTATTTCTTAAGTACATCAATCAAGTAAGCGTCATTGTTCGATCATTACTCTGATTCAGACCTTGCTATAGGCATGATGTTGACATTACTCAGCATACGCCCTTCATATCAATTTGATTGACACGGGCTTAAACATgtcttttaaattgaaaaaaaatacgaaatatagaaaaaaacGATCTTTTTGagacagactaaaaaggaaatacgATGCGTAAATTGGGAGGGAGTATAAGTTTTAGGTTCCCAAGGGGCAAGATAATAAGTACAAAGTTAAAAACCAGCACATAGTAGGTCATCTTTTTGTGCAGGTAGCTAAAACACTGGAAAGGCATGTTTCTTTCTTGAAAGTAGCTTTAGAAGAACACTTTTCTATATCTCACTAAATGTATGAAAAATGAACATATATTATGGTGTCTAggaaaaagaataattatttttttgcttcATCTTCAAGTAAAGAGCATGATGGATCATACTTTCTTTTCTTGCAAGTTAGCTTTAGCAAATTTACGAGCGTAAAATACATGTGcattaataaatatcaaatcGGCAATTCTTAATCCTTTTAAGTCATGATAAttcaaaatagtaataaaaataaaacatagttTAAATATAACACTTATAAAGACGTAATTCaactgaaaaaatgaatttattttttttttggcactTGATAAACATTAGATAAAACAAATGGAAAATGATATGTGGTCAAGTAAAATTAGAATCTTGTTAAATGAATGTATAAAAGTTGATAACGGAATGAATACACCTCAAATCAAATACATCAATCTTGTAGTCATTTTCTTTATGTATTTATTAGGTTGAATggattattataatatatagtttttggCCACCACAAGAAAAAGGAGgtcttataataataatgaagtaTCATGATTTGTCAATTCACTTTTCACACACATTCACAAGAACCCATTATACCTTCTACTTCTAAGCCAGGgtcccccaccccaccccaccccaccctacCCCAGTCCCCTACAACACAGAAAGAACCTTTACAAAAGTTACACTTACTTAAATCATTCCCTTTTCCCCACTTGCATAACTGCCCAAAAGCAGAGACAGATAGACATTTAAGGTTCCACTTTTTTATCGTATTGGCAAAGTTAGAAATTTTTCAACTAAATATTTTACgtatacaatataaatttttaatgaaaactATTTAGTTATCTTTCGATTTATGTGCCGTTGTCACTAGGTTTAGGACCCCTTCATGGTCCAATCTTTGTTTAGTAACTAGCCAAGACAGAAATTTTACCTTTGCATTGCATTTGATGTTTCCAGTTAAAGAagattcaataattttatataaagacGTATAGTGTATTTATATATACGatataatttttcgataaaaataaTTCTCAAACCATGCAACTCTACCATTGCCTCTTCTTTTCAGCTAAACATTAATAACACTTTAGAACCCCCACTTGGAAATTAGCTGTTAACACTTGAACACAAGTCAAAGACATATTTTTGGTGCCATTTTTTCAAACTCTAACCTTCCCTAACTAACTTAAGAAATATAGTGCACCTAATATGTTGACTTAATTTAATGTCAATGCATCACTTTTGGGCGGTAACAACGTTTTGATTTTATCATTCTACTTGCCAACATAATAGACAATCTGCTATAACATGctaaatttcaataataagTTTTACAATATCATCAACGTGTTACGTGTATAATTCAAATCTTATTCATTAAAGAAGTGAAGAGTTGGTATGATTAGAAACTCCATCTAGATGTGATATATGAACATTTGACATTTTCCCccaaaaaatatacatacaaGTGTTTCCTACTAGTACTCCTTTGTCTCAATAGTGCACCGAGTGACAAGTAAAACTGGACGAAGGGAGAAAAGATGAACAGTATCATCTTtccaacaacaataacaaaagaCATATTACATCTTCTGCACGCTCAAACATGATGTTcttttttatgaatttcatgCCAGTAATAATAATGTTTTCACAGAGACACTCATGAAATTTTCCACTTCCACTTGCACTCTTTCTTCAGCTGGGATCTTTGACATGTCTCATGTTGTTAAAAAGGACAACAGACACccaaaaaatctaaaatcaaCTTAACTAAAGCACCAGAATTGTATAAATCCGAAAGTTGCTTCTTAATGCACATATGACCAAACATGTTCATGTTACACAAACAAGTTGGCCCTAGTATGTATTCATAGGGCCATCCTCGGAAAAATATATTCAGAAGATTCACATATGCAACCAGAAGTTCATAAGACTTACATTTGGTTATCCAAACGAACAAATCAATTAGAATCACAATACATTAAATCAAGAACCACTGACCAAATAATAAACACCATGCACCAAAATTTCTATCATTGAACGACTGATCACAACATTTTCAACACATAATAAAAGAGTTCACATAGAGAGAAATCAGTCAAGAGAACTAGACACTTCAGAATGGTATTTTGTTGGAAAGGTTTATCACCTTAACAAGAGGTTCAAGGAACCAAAGACGCTAAACAGAGGGTcagcaacaacaaaagaaaaagtcaaaacAGTACTAAATACAGATATAGCTACAGAAGTTAGCTTCACATATCACTGGTCTATGTCTGAAATGAACCAACAATGGTGATTAACCGAAATCTAAACAGCATTTTGTGAGATGGGCCCGAGGTAATCACCCTCCAAGCTCACAACTGCTTGGAATTCCTTCTCCGCTTCCACATACCTTGCTCCAACCACGATGAAACGCACCACAGTGTCTTTCTCAATTCTTGACATCTTCTCATTCATAAAGATGGGATTTTCTCCAGGCACATACTTATAGTCAGCCATCTTCTGATGAGAGAGATATACCTTGTCTGTGGGGCCACATCTCAAGAAGACACCATGCTTCAAGATCTTTTCAACAACCCCATCCAAAATCTCTCCACGGAATATCTTGAAGGTAATGCAGCTGAACTCGACAGGGAAAAGCACATCACCAGTGTGTTCTCGAACTTTCCCTTCCCCAATCCTCTCCAATGTAGTAACAGCCATAAAGTAACCAAGACTTTTGGAGGCCTTCTTCGAAGCGAAGTCATCCAGGAGGCGAATAACAATTGCCTTCTGAAGCATTAAACCTTCAACGTCAAGGTTCTCAGCAGGGATTATCACGTTCCATGACAATTGagatttcaaaaacattttatatGACCTGTCATAAATCAAAACACAGCTAGCTTTATCAAGGGAAATATGGGGCCTTACAAAGAAACCATGCAGTCACTGCAGTACTAGTACGGAAGTTCAAGAAGaagttttgaatttcatataCCACAACCGCAAGAAATGCAGTGCACATCTACTAAAATTATCCATTAGGAGAAGATTTCTAATACCCACAAAGTCACAAACATTAAGATGCAAAAGGTAGGGAGCCAAAAGAGACAGAAGGGTACACCAAATAAGGATTTGCGTGTTGTGTTCTTATTTAGCAGTATCAGTCTACACAAGTTCACTACCGTCAGATAGACTGTATCAGCTCCTACGAGAATGCAGCAATCAGGCTGTCGCAACGtcatcattaataaaatattacaaacCCTCCTCTAACTCTAATAGAAATATTTATACCAATTTGAAACTCTTCTAAAGATTAAAATGATAAGTGAATATCAGTAATAGGCCCTTAGTTGtgcggactcttcacttttgatgtCACACCATCtcggattcttcaaaaatacactacttttggcgAATCCGACATGCACCCGttggcatttttgaagagttcgaGCAACATAACTAATAGCAGCAACTCCTTATTAGCTAAACTGACTGTCGG
This window encodes:
- the LOC107014085 gene encoding ATP-dependent Clp protease ATP-binding subunit ClpA homolog CD4A, chloroplastic-like is translated as MARALVHSINIPSSVANERDEQFNGSQKNQTSFRMTCDVKFPSFKLKSSVGLRACNALDAKSGETLVAAETFVKGSRIVPKAMSDEAVIAQNEAMRLGHNLIGTEQILLGLITGIAAKVLKSMGINWRDDARIEVEKIIGKGHNYEHLLLELLRGGKGMAARVLENLGADDLNNIYNQVLRMVGKSNVGVAASVGGGTPGPNIFFLIWLILNKVFKC
- the LOC107012367 gene encoding DNA-directed RNA polymerase V subunit 7, yielding MFLKSQLSWNVIIPAENLDVEGLMLQKAIVIRLLDDFASKKASKSLGYFMAVTTLERIGEGKVREHTGDVLFPVEFSCITFKIFRGEILDGVVEKILKHGVFLRCGPTDKVYLSHQKMADYKYVPGENPIFMNEKMSRIEKDTVVRFIVVGARYVEAEKEFQAVVSLEGDYLGPISQNAV
- the LOC107012212 gene encoding serine carboxypeptidase-like 45 — its product is MNLQISKPMAMAIFLFLLYAYVGIVSALPHPDKIIKLPGQPPVGFQQFSGYVTVDDKKQRSLFYYFVEAEIDPASKPLVLWLNGGPGCSSLGVGAFSENGPFRPRGEGLVINEHSWNKEANMLYLESPIGVGFSYSSDTSSYETVNDEITARDNVVFLLRWFHKFPQYRKSNLFLTGESYAGHYVPQLAKLMMAFNKKQQLFNLKGIALGNPVLEFATDFNSRAEYFWSHGLISDPTYRMFSSACNYSRYVSEYYRDTVSPICLRVMSLVSRETSKFVDKYDVTLDVCISSVLSQSKIISPQENSEKLDVCVEDEVVNYLNRKDVKRALHAELVGVHRWSVCSSILDYQLLDIEIPTISIIGTLIKERIPVLIYSGDQDSVVPLIGSRATVQQLARQMQLNTTVPYRVWFAGQQVGGWTHVYDNILSFATIRGASHEAPFSQPERSLVLFKSFLEGKPLPEVF